GTATGAggaatatatatgttaatctGTGTTAAAACGTGTCCTATTTCTTCATAGTCAGCGAGATCGTTTAGAAGATTTATTGCGAAACATATCACCTGAAAGAATAAAAGTTGCAGAAGCGATGGTATTTTGTATAGAGCATGCAGAAGCGGCAGAGGAGATTTGTGATTGTATTTCAGAGTCATTGTCAATACTGCAAACGCcggtgaataaaaaaattgcgagATTATACTTGATATCTGACATATTACATAACTGTGGAGTCAAAGTAACCAATGCTACCATTTATAGAAAGGCGTAAGTGAATCACctatttctgtttctttttcaagAAGAAAAACAGGATAGAGGTgcatgttatatattaattttctatcgTAGATTTGAGACGCGTCTTCTGGATATTTTTAACGAAGTTCATCAAGCGTACAAACAGTTCGATAGTAGACTTAAGGCAGAGGGATTCAAAATTCGCGTTATGCGAATGTTCCGAGCATGGGAAGATTGGGCGGTGTATCCGAGAGATTTCCTAGTTAAATTGCAGAATACCTTCCTGGGACTTGTCTTGGTAGGTTGTCTTCGAcgtgtacaaaaattacaaatcgGAATTGTGATATCTGAGTTGTAATAATCGTAATCTCGTCTTAAGATGGATGAACCCGAGCCGGAAAATGACGAAGATATCGATGGCGCGCCGCTGTCAGATGCCGATGGCGATGGTACTGAGGATCTGGATGGGGTGCCGTTGGATGGTGCGGCATTATTGAAAGGCGCCATGAAACATGGTCTCACGCCACAAGCTACTTCGAATTACGATGATATCGATGGAGTGCCGAGTGCGTGTTGgttcttgaaaaataattagtgcaaacgaaatttatattatataaaaagtatataaatacaaagaaatagaaaaactataattctatatattacGTACTTGTATAGTGGATGAAGATATCGACGGGGTGCCAATGGATGACGATGACAGTGCGAACGCACGAAGCAGGGATGACGAAAAGAAGGCGGCAATGCCAGCTGGGTTTGTTCCTTCGCGATGGGAAACTGTGGATCCTGATCAGGTTTGAAAAACTACCtctctttcaaataaattgatattaatacattttttaagttTTGATGTAGTCCAGTACTGATATATTTACGTAAATTTTTACTAGGTGGAGGCACAGGCGATGACTACCAGTAAATGGGAAGAATTGGGTCAAAATGAAGATTCGAATTCTCAAGATACTAGCATGGATTCCAGGTAAAGTAAAATCTCGCGCGATTATTTTCTTTGCGATAACGTTTCTTTGCGACTTGCATTGTTCTACATATTGGAATATGTTTACGAAAATTACTTCTAAAAGTGGTAGAGATTATAATGAAGAAAGACGAAACAGATTACGTGAAATCGAGGTGAAAATCATGGAGTATCAGGACGAGTTAGAGAGCGGTAGAAGAACCTTGAAGTCCGGCATGACGATACAGGCGCAAGTGGAACACTATAGGAAAAAGCTTATAAGAAAAGTAAGACATGAAGCTAATCGTTGTTTCATTCTGCTATGGCATTCTGCTGTAACAATATATCATGTAAAATGAAACAATTCGtctagagcgagagagaaatgaaGGACATGAAAAGCGAGGAGCGCGATGATGAGaaacgaagagaaaagaagcgCAGCACGACGCCCGAATCTCCCAGTCATAGTTACAGAGAGCGGAGACGGTCGACGAGTCCATCGACAAAAGGCGCGAGATACAGGTATAAATCGTGTGTCATCGTGTCGTCGTGTCTcagatttttatacatttgttTGTCCgtgtttttatatctttttttagatCACGCAGCAGGTCGCCACGCTGTAAGCGCCGGTCAAGATCGCCGTACAAGAAACGCGTGCCAGTTACTCCGTCCCCACCTCGAATTCGACGTACTCCATCACCGTCTTTCTCTTCAGCTAGAGGATCACGCAGATCCCCCGCTAATGAACGCTGCGACAGGAAGAGACGTAGGTCACCCTCCTTGTCTCCTCCACCGCCTCCACGTACTTCCTCTTCGAAACATAGAGCCTGCAGTCCGCCATCTCCTTCTCCGCGTAAGCACCGGCacaaacataaatattaaGCTACTGCACGCTGTTGTAGGGATCACTTTATTTGCAGAATCGCATTGAAACGCAAACTATTTTTCAAGCTCGTACATTTATCGCGTCGCGTTCTAGTACGTAATGGACTCCTCGACAGTTACTTGTTACTCCTCGATACAACTAGCTCGCTTATATATTCGACAAATCTAAGTAAATTAAGAACTAAATTCTTACTGCTTCATTATCTCGAAATAAAACTTCAATTTTTTACGTTgtacgatatatttataacgtgTTTTTGTGCCGAGTGACACAAATTATAGTTCAAGTACACCGTCGATTACTGAAATTTACATGAACATTGTGATTATTTCACATCTTTTAAATACAtaccatatatatattttcaaaaaatgtacatatacaataatgaacaatatggAACTATGTAGATCTTGTCTTCTTTAAATAAGTTCTGTTTGCGCAAAGAATATAATGTCTTTGTAAAATGCTCCGAATATATCTcagaattgaataaaataatcttatatGTATAACAAAACTATACTTTTCTTACATCGCAATCATTTTGAATTAACCTCGTGAGAGTTTTCATGCGTCAGTATATCCGAGCACCGCGAAAAAAGCGTGGCCATTCAGCTGTACATATATTGTctttatagataaaaataaattaaaggtGCGTAATGAGAAGGAAATGAATTTCATCAGTTTAGAGCactatgtacatatatatcatatttcaatgataacttcaatatttgtCATTGTATAATGACAATTTTCGCagatcacacacacacacacacgtcgTGTTAATAATGTCTTAATAACATCGCATACGTAACATCATTTGCAAAGATAACAGTGACACCCCGGTAAGGAAACAAGTGtgtttatcaaaattattttacaacgtatatattttttctctaatTGTAAAATTCTCTACCAACTTGGAATTCTGAATCATCTTCTTCGTACGTAACCACATCGTCTGTATTTGACACATTGCTAAGATCATCATAAGCTCTTCCTCCGCTTTTGGATTGACCACTTGGATTTGCTCGCTCAGTTTTCATTCCTGCCTGACGAGTGGATGCTGTTTGAGGCTCCACGTGTGATTCCTTTGGCGCTTGAACACCTGTTCGCAAAGTATTCATTTTGCAAGAATTCTACCCAACTGCACATTTAAGTCTATTTATTATGGGTCGGTCAAAAAGTTCGATTCGAGGTTTGcgtaaaatttgattttattacattcagtGGAAGCAAATTATTAACCAAATAATTACCATCATTGTCTATTATATACAcagatattattaacattgttaTTACATGAAGGTGACATTTTGGTATTAAAAATCAAACCAAACTTTCCGACTGATTcaatatttcacaaaaatttcaaattagtttcttatctaaattatttctaataacATTTCTCAATGAGAAAGAATTGCTACGATCAAAACAAGGATCCTCCATGCtcgttttaattatctttcatATATCtaacaaattttgattaactTATAACTGGGGaatgataaaattgtttttatctgATTGGGATGTACgataagaaaacattttatgaaatgtacaaatacatacaaattttcagtagttaacaattatttaataattaataactagaTTTCATTTAATAACTAGTCACAAAGAcgtatcgttaattaattagaaactCTCTCtagttttcttaattatacgcattcaaatatattatttaataatttattatttacgtttCCATTTTGGCATTTCATCATCTCCCTccctttcctcttcttcctcttcctcttcctcctcttcttcctcttcttcttcaacTTCGCTACCTTGTGGAGTGGGTAATTTTCCATATTTCGCTTCAAGCTTAGCTATTAGTTCTGAGTCATCAACATTTTCGATTTCTtcgtcttcctcttcttcttcttcttcatcttcttgGTCCTCATCGTATTCTTCTGCTCCGGAGATACGCTCGCCTTCTGACGTCTCTAATTCATAATCTTCCtcatcttcctcttcttcggaTGATATTGCTTTAGATTGATTCCGA
The Ooceraea biroi isolate clonal line C1 chromosome 12, Obir_v5.4, whole genome shotgun sequence DNA segment above includes these coding regions:
- the LOC105286121 gene encoding U2 snRNP-associated SURP motif-containing protein isoform X3; the encoded protein is MADKAMMKQIAEQKLKAFSIGTMGKRPLSKKELEEQRKKEQEQAAAQAFEEFVATFQETPSKTTSKVWVKAGTYDAGKRQEDTREKGKLYKPQSKISELVDTRSTAEQAQEYARLLGTNERKMDRLGKKKKEGEKKKSNLELFKEELKMIQEEREERHKYKGAVKTVISTQSEDPMLAALKCVEDGSFDNGDPNTTNLYLGNLNPKITEQQLMEIFGKYGPLASIKIMWPRSDEEKARQRNCGFVAFMSRKDGERALKNLNGRDIMQYEMKLGWGKSVPIPPYPIYIPPALMEITQPPPPSGLPFNAQPHRRDRHKVLQNAVVKVVIPTERNLVMLIHRMVEFVIREGPMFEAMIMNRELNNPLFRFLFENYSPAHTYYRWKLYSILQGDGQKEWHTEDFRMFKGGSVWRPPPINPWTQGMPDELIEMEERQEPRRGSLSNSQRDRLEDLLRNISPERIKVAEAMVFCIEHAEAAEEICDCISESLSILQTPVNKKIARLYLISDILHNCGVKVTNATIYRKAFETRLLDIFNEVHQAYKQFDSRLKAEGFKIRVMRMFRAWEDWAVYPRDFLVKLQNTFLGLVLMDEPEPENDEDIDGAPLSDADGDGTEDLDGVPLDGAALLKGAMKHGLTPQATSNYDDIDGVPMDEDIDGVPMDDDDSANARSRDDEKKAAMPAGFVPSRWETVDPDQVEAQAMTTSKWEELGQNEDSNSQDTSMDSSGRDYNEERRNRLREIEVKIMEYQDELESGRRTLKSGMTIQAQVEHYRKKLIRKSEREMKDMKSEERDDEKRREKKRSTTPESPSHSYRERRRSTSPSTKGARYRSRSRSPRCKRRSRSPYKKRVPVTPSPPRIRRTPSPSFSSARGSRRSPANERCDRKRRRSPSLSPPPPPRTSSSKHRACSPPSPSPRKHRHKHKY
- the LOC105286121 gene encoding U2 snRNP-associated SURP motif-containing protein isoform X1, which codes for MADKAMMKQIAEQKLKAFSIGTMGKRPLSKKELEEQRKKEQEQAAAQAFEEFVATFQETPSKTTSKVWVKAGTYDAGKRQEDTREKGKLYKPQSKISELVDTRSTAEQAQEYARLLGTNERKMDRLGKKKKEGEKKKSNLELFKEELKMIQEEREERHKYKGAVKTVISTQSEDPMLAALKCVEDGSFDNGDPNTTNLYLGNLNPKITEQQLMEIFGKYGPLASIKIMWPRSDEEKARQRNCGFVAFMSRKDGERALKNLNGRDIMQYEMKLGWGKSVPIPPYPIYIPPALMEITQPPPPSGLPFNAQPHRRDRHKIPRIRNIQSADPQEKENFEKVLQNAVVKVVIPTERNLVMLIHRMVEFVIREGPMFEAMIMNRELNNPLFRFLFENYSPAHTYYRWKLYSILQGDGQKEWHTEDFRMFKGGSVWRPPPINPWTQGMPDELIEMEERQEPRRGSLSNSQRDRLEDLLRNISPERIKVAEAMVFCIEHAEAAEEICDCISESLSILQTPVNKKIARLYLISDILHNCGVKVTNATIYRKAFETRLLDIFNEVHQAYKQFDSRLKAEGFKIRVMRMFRAWEDWAVYPRDFLVKLQNTFLGLVLMDEPEPENDEDIDGAPLSDADGDGTEDLDGVPLDGAALLKGAMKHGLTPQATSNYDDIDGVPMDEDIDGVPMDDDDSANARSRDDEKKAAMPAGFVPSRWETVDPDQVEAQAMTTSKWEELGQNEDSNSQDTSMDSSGRDYNEERRNRLREIEVKIMEYQDELESGRRTLKSGMTIQAQVEHYRKKLIRKSEREMKDMKSEERDDEKRREKKRSTTPESPSHSYRERRRSTSPSTKGARYRSRSRSPRCKRRSRSPYKKRVPVTPSPPRIRRTPSPSFSSARGSRRSPANERCDRKRRRSPSLSPPPPPRTSSSKHRACSPPSPSPRKHRHKHKY
- the LOC105286121 gene encoding U2 snRNP-associated SURP motif-containing protein isoform X2 — translated: MADKAMMKQIAEQKLKAFSIGTMGKRPLSKKELEEQRKKEQEQAAAQAFEEFVATFQETPSKTTSKVWVKAGTYDAGKRQEDTREKGKLYKPQSKISELVDTRSTAEQAQEYARLLGTNERKMDRLGKKKKEGEKKKSNLELFKEELKMIQEEREERHKYKGAVKTVISTQSEDPMLAALKCVEDGSFDNGDPNTTNLYLGNLNPKITEQQLMEIFGKYGPLASIKIMWPRSDEEKARQRNCGFVAFMSRKDGERALKNLNGRDIMQYEMKLGWGKSVPIPPYPIYIPPALMEITQPPPPSGLPFNAQPHRRDRHKIPRIRNIQSADPQEKENFEKVLQNAVVKVVIPTERNLVMLIHRMVEFVIREGPMFEAMIMNRELNNPLFRFLFENYSPAHTYYRWKLYSILQGDGQKEWHTEDFRMFKGGSVWRPPPINPWTQGMPDELIEMEERQEPRRGSLSNSQRDRLEDLLRNISPERIKVAEAMVFCIEHAEAAEEICDCISESLSILQTPVNKKIARLYLISDILHNCGVKVTNATIYRKAFETRLLDIFNEVHQAYKQFDSRLKAEGFKIRVMRMFRAWEDWAVYPRDFLVKLQNTFLGLVLMDEPEPENDEDIDGAPLSDADGDGTEDLDGVPLDGAALLKGAMKHGLTPQATSNYDDIDGVPMDEDIDGVPMDDDDSANARSRDDEKKAAMPAGFVPSRWETVDPDQVEAQAMTTSKWEELGQNEDSNSQDTSMDSRLREIEVKIMEYQDELESGRRTLKSGMTIQAQVEHYRKKLIRKSEREMKDMKSEERDDEKRREKKRSTTPESPSHSYRERRRSTSPSTKGARYRSRSRSPRCKRRSRSPYKKRVPVTPSPPRIRRTPSPSFSSARGSRRSPANERCDRKRRRSPSLSPPPPPRTSSSKHRACSPPSPSPRKHRHKHKY